AGGTCCCCGGGCCTCTGTCTCCCGGAGGTCCTCCTGCAGCGGGCCTTCGGGGCCGGTAGCCGCCTGGAGTACGGGGCCCTGGGGAGCCGCGCGCCTTCTCCGGCGTCCGGGCCGAGCGCAGGTAGGGCGTCCGAGGTCTGGTGTCCCAAGTGAGGCGGGGAAGGCGGGACGTCGCGTCGGGGCTGGGGAGCCCCTGCGGCTCTTTGCGACCTCTCTCAGGTGTCCGTGGCTGGAGCGCGGGAGGAGCCCCCTCTGCGGGGCTTGCAGAAGTAGCAGGCCGAGGGCCCCGGGGTCCTCAGCCTCCGCAAGTCCAGGAGAACGGCTGGAAAGTGCTTACTTTTATGGTGGTTTCAAATCCAGAGGGTTTGTGGTGACAACTATATGTAGTTCCTTTTCTGCCCTTGAGCAGAAGCTTAGAAGTGTTAATTTGTAAAAAATTGGATGCAGCACCTGGAAATAGAACCGAAAGACCCAGGTTAACCTGACTTTGAGCTTGTTCTACTTTTTTGAGGTGGCTGTACTTTTAAGAATTACTTTGGTCACTGGGAAAAGGGGGATGCAGatgttaattcttttattttgatctgaataaattgttttctaattctACTCTGTAAAATATCAGGATTGGCAAACCTGGTTAAAACTTGGAAGCAATGCTTAAAATGGAAATTGGAATCTAATTACATTTCAGCATTGAGGAATTAGGCATGCCTTTTACATTTTGAAGCGTATACACTGTGAAactcattttcagatgtttgggGAACTCTTCTGTTCCGTTGAAATTTGATGTAGGATTTcaagtaaattttatttcttttttttggaggtgaagtcttgctctgtcaccctggctggagtgcagtgacgtgatcttggctcactgcaacctccgccttccgggttcaagcgattctccagcctcagcctccccagtagttgggattacaggcgcgctcCACCACACCCCGGctgacttttttgtatttttagtagagacggggtttcaccgtgttggccaggctgatcttaaactcctgacctcaaatgatcctcctgtctcggcctgtcaaagggttgggattacaggcgtgagccgctgtgcccagccaaattttatttcttgtcaAGAAATAAGAGGACCAGGGGATACACGGTATTTACAAGGTCTTTAGAGAAAGAATTGATCTCTTTAATActatcatataaatattttagaagtatTTGTAAAAGGCCTGGAGTTTAAATATAATCTGAGTTTGCAGAGtattttacttaaattattttagtaaaattaaattttattttttagagatgggatcttgccatgttgcccaggctggccttaaactcctgggctcaagtgatccacctcagcctccccagtagctggggctatagacGTGTTCCATTACACCagctaaatgtatttattttttgaaaaggtgTTGCATTTAAATAGAATGGAAATGATGTCCTCATTAACAGTGGAATAGAAGAAACTGttactatttttacttcttcaagGTCACACTAGACCTAGAAACCTGAGAGCTGGGATGCAAAGCTAACAAACTCCAACTCTGCAGTTTTCTACTTGTGACTAGAATTAAGGCAAGCCATTCTGTCAGCCAACTGATTTCTTTAACTCTGTAGATTGTTTGGGAGAATTCCTTATGTCACCTCATGTGACAAGTTCTCttcattacaattttattttatttttttgagacagagtcgcgctctgttgcccaggttggagtacagtggtgtgatctcggaccactgcaacctccgcctcccgggttcaagcgattctcctgcctcagcctctggagtagctggattacaggtgccagacaccacgcccggctaattgtttgcatttttagtagagatggggtttcaccatgttggccaggctggtcttgaactcctgacctcaagtgatctgcccacctcagcctctcaaagtgctgggattacaggcatgagccgctgctcctgcattacagttttaaaaatacacttaagctgggcatggtggctcatgcctgtaatcccagcactttgggaggccaaggtggcagatcacttgaggtcaggagttcaagaccagtctggccaacatggtgaaaccccgtctctactaaaaatacagaaattagccgggtgtggtggtgggcacctgtaatcccagctactcaggagactgaggcacgagaattgcttgaacccaggaagcagaggttgcagtggtgagccgagatggcaccactgccctccagtctgggagacagagcaagactctgtctcaaaaaaaaaaaaaaaaaaaaaaaaaaaaaaaacttaaaaaaatttaagaaggttGGTCGACTATAATGATCCCTGTTTCAATAGATCCCTGTTTGTTGGGAAGGATATGTTCGATGCTTACATACGCCGTCTGACAAATCAGAAGATGGAAGGCTAATTTATACTGGCAATATGGCCCGAGCAGTGTTTGGTAAGTAATTGGAGGTGGGGGtacttactttgtttttttctcttttaattgtaAAAATGTCCTTACCGTATCTTACTTGTTGTTATGGCATCCCTTAATGACAAGACGTAAGGAAaattagattttcatttttttttcttgaggtgtGTTGATAAGATGTAGAGACCTttgcatttttagatttttatttgagacagagtctcactctgttgtccaggctggagtgcagtggcatgatcttggttcaccatACTCTTTGCCTCctatgttcaagcgattctcctggctcagcctcctgagtagctgggattacaggtatgcaccaccacacttggccaatttttgtatttttagtagagacagggtttcaccatgttggtcaggctggtcttgaactccttacttcAAGTAAcctacccactttggcctcccaaagtattgggattacaggcgtgagccaccacgcccggcctctattatgttttaatatttggaaGGGGTAACTTCCCCGcattgctttgtttatttttttattttttgctgcttttgtttttccaaataaacTTTATAATCAACTTGTTTAGGATCTCAACTTTATTTTCCAAACAGATGGTATTTTTTATTAGGatcatattaaaattataaattaaaggtaaggtaaatttacattttaagtcattttttattgtggttagataaacataaaatttttcactttaatcattttgaagtatacagtttagaagccattttttaaaaataattttattttttagagacagagtctctgtcatctaggctggagtgcagtggtgggttcatagttcactgcagcctcacttgtgggctcgagtgatcctcccacctcagcctcccaaatagctaggactacagacgtgtgccactacacctggctgatttttttttttaagctagtcAAATTTAGCAGTGGGGGCATTGTATACCAACTTCAGTGACACCAATCTTAAGTTCTGATAACTCACTACCATCAGACCAGccttggctaatttaaaaaaattttttttctagagacaggtcTTCCTAtggtgcctaggctggtctcaaactggtctcaagcagtcctcctgcctacgccttccaaagtgctgagattacacgcatgagccactgcactctgctagaagtcatttatttttaatctttctaagGTAATAGGTAAAAATGGTATCTcagtgttttatttgtattttttattatttatttattgagacggagtttcgctcttgttgcccaggctggagtgcagtggcacaatctgggctcactgcaacctccacctcccaggttcaagcaattctcctgcctcagcacccccagtagctgggattataggtgcatgccaccaagcctggctaatttttgtatttttagtagagacaggatttcgtaaggttggccaggctgcttatctcattgttttaacttGAATGTCTTTCCTTACTAAAGAAGTTGAATACCTTTCCcatatgtttctctttttttttttttttttttctgagatggagtctcgctttgtctcccaggctggagtgcagtgtgcagtcttggctcactgcagcctctacctcctgggttcaaggattctcctgcctcagcctcctgaatagctgggattacaggcacgtgccaccatgcccagctaatttttgtattgttagtagagatgtagtttcactatgttggccaggctggtctcgaactcctagcctcaaatgacccatctgcctcagcctcccaaagtgctgggattacaggcatgagccaatgcgcctggccGTCCCATATGTTTTTTaactactgattttatttccctgGTGATTTGCTGTTTTAATCCTGGGCACTTAGCCTGATAGAATTTCCcatgtttgaatattttatattacatatactgGAGTGCTTGTTAATAGAGAGTTTTGTTTGATAATCTGCTATCTGAATCAACTTTTATAGTACAATATTAGTAAGGATCTTTAAGTAATATTAACTACTTTATTGTGGAACTGAGGTAGGGCCACTTAAACCCTAAAGCAGATTTCCTGCCTGGAGAGGCAGTGCATTCTAATGGTCAGTGGCAGGGACATTCAAGTCAAAATATGTAAAATCCTTAAAACAGAGCTTGGAATATAATAAGCTTTTTGATTTTGTTGTCTTGAGCTGATACagtaagaagaaaaatggaagaattaaTGGGATAGATTgattcttttataaaatttaaaagtattgatcctctctctttttttcccatttaggTGTGAAATGTTTCTCTTATTCTACGAGTCTGATTGGCCTTACATTTCTGCCATACTTTTTTACACAAAATAATGCTATTTCTGAAAGTGTGCCTCTGCCTGTTCAAATCATATTTTATGGCATCATGGGAAGCTTTACGGTGATCACCCCAGTGCTGCTTCACTTTATTACAAAAGGCTATGTCATTCGATTGTACCATGAGGCCACAACAGACACTTATAAAGCCATTACCTACAATGCTATGCTTGCAGAAACGAGTACAGTGTTTCACAAGAATGATGTGAAGATTCCAGATGCTAAACATGTGTTTACCACATTTTATGCTAAAACAAAATCACTGTTAGTTAATCCAGTGCTCTTTCCAAACCGCGAAGACTTTATCCATCTAATGGGTTATGACAAAGAagaatgtattttgtatatgGAAGAAGCCAGTGAAGAGAAACAGcataaagatgagaaatgagCCTGTTTTTTAGTGTTCGTGCTTAAATGTGATTTACGttttaatgtataataataaaattgcctTTTGCATTCTGTTAGtgactgattgttaaaaatgatttgaaattATCAAAGCTTTTAATTTCCAGAGAATGATGtttgtttataataaaacaaGCTATGTTTGAAAACCAAAACGTAGTATCTACCATTCGTGTTTTAGAAAAAGGTATGTGAATAAATATGTTCATGCTAGTGTAAGAGTTCTGTTACTGTGGTTGACTCTAAACTGGGGATCTGATGTCAGTAGCAAATGGGAGAGTTACTTTATTCTTTGTGTATGGATTTTTCTAAGTGTATAAATATTTTCCGACATTAAAAGACATTTTCTCTTTGAGGAAGACACAGTCATAGGTGGTGTGGAGCTGTGGTCCACCTTTTCTTTGCTCTTGCCTGAGGACCAAGTCTGTCAGGAAGCTGGCTAGGAAGCTGGCTAGGAAGCCTTGCAGCAGCCATGGCTTTTAAAGATACCAGAAAAACACCCGTGGAGTCAGAGGTGGCAATTCACCGAATTCATAGCACTCTTAACGAGTTGCAATGTAAAATCCCTGGATAAGGTGTGTGCTGACTTGATCTGAGGAGCAAAGGAAAAGAATCAGTGAAAGGACCAGTTTGAATGCCTACCAAGACTTTGAGAATCACTACAAGAAAAACTTATGGTGAAGGTTCTAAGACATGGGATCGTTTCCAGATGAGAATCCACAAGCGACTCATTGACTTGCACAGTCCTCAGACGGTTAAGCAGATTACTTCCGTCAGTATTGAGCCAGGAGTTGAGATGGAAGTCACCACTGCAAATGCTTAAGTCAACTGTTTTCTTAAATTGATTACCagttgttaaaaaattttttaaaaaccccaaaATTTCAAGAAATTCACAAATTATGGGAGCAGTTTTAAGTCTTCTTTGGTTCAGAACACAGGTTTTTGCCTAACTCCTGGCATGATTGCCCGtaagaacattcatgtacagttGAACTGGTGGTTAGCTATAAGGGAAATGGTAAGTAGTGTTGTCTTCAGCAGTCTTAATTTGTTTCTCCAACTGTGCACCCCTCCCTTGGTGGCACCCTATGGGTGTAGGAAAACCACTGTTATTATTAGGTGAAAAATACCTTGTGTAAAATTGCTGTCTCTATGCTAGCTTTGTCAAGAATATCCACTGTAAGATTTTTACCTCTATTGTAAAGTGGAGATTGACTCTTGCCAAGGATTTTTAGCCAGGAACAAGAGGCGTCAAACCACACTATTTAGATCAGTAGGTATTTACTAAGTGCCCAGTACTGTGCTAGTTACTAAGATCACAGTTAAGAACGAAACACCCCATCTGTCTTTATGGAGCTACCTAACATTGTCTATGGCCACCATGATAGTAAATTTAAACTTTATGGCGTACATGTGTATGAGGGAGGTTGATGGGGAAGCAGCAGGAACATCTGTTCAAAGAGCTCATTCAACTCCCAGGCTGCTTGAAACTTACTCATAGGAGATAAGACAGAAAAGCTGTCTTTCTGAGACCTAGAGCCTGCCCTCTGCTTGGATTGTCCAGCTCACCAGACTGAGAATTCCCACCGCCATTCCTCTGTGCCATCTTCTGCTCAAGGTGGGTTTTTGCCTGCTTGCTCCTCTGTCCTTTGTCCCCTAGATGTATCCTAGCAATGAATGAgagatgtctttctttttttttcatagcaaCCTACTAGATAAGGGAAGCTTGTCCAGCCTgcagcccaggacggctttgaatgtggcccaacacaaattcgtaaacttacattttatttttgagattttttttaagctcattactgtcattagtatattttatgtgtggcccaagacaattcttccaaagtggcccagggaagccaaaagattggacaccgcTAAGATAAGAGATATCTTTCTATAAAAAGTTATTCCATGATCAAATGTTTATTATGAATACATTagaaagtagaaggaagaaagaggctgggtgtggtggctcttgcctgtaatcccagctacttggggggctgaggtgggagactcgcttgaacctgggagatcaagactgcagtgagctgggattgcaccactgtactccatccagggtgacagagcaaaaccccatctcaaaaacaaaaaaggaaaaatcactcCTAGTTCCCCCTAGAAAAAATAgcattgtttacattttaaagatcTCTTCTAATATTGCCTCTCTTCATAACTTGTTTTAAGTGCAATAtatttctttatgttataaataaagttttggtgctgcaaaagaaatagcactcaaatataaaattgtattttttttcttctcagcaaggcagtttacttctatagaagggtgcaccCTCACAGAGCAATGCTGAGtgcacacttggacaagggaggaAAAGGGGGTCTTATTCCTGACACACGTGGTCCCTGCTGCTCTGTTGTTctcctattggctagggttagaccacacaggctaaactaattctgactggctaatttaaagagagtgataGGGTGAGTGGTTTGGCGGGAAAAATGGTTGTGGAGAATGAGCAGGTAactggaatgagtcagggtggagcaggtaatcagaAAAGGTTGCTTtacgaggaagttaagtttaaaagtagaaggcgaAGAATTGAACAtacatattgattctttgaagagaaatttagaattcATATCTAACATTTACATGTTCTATATCCATGTGATCATTTTATCACTGTGCTCTCAGTCCCGCAGCCGTGAAGAGGACGCCCTGCAGACTCACTGCCCACCAGCTCCCccagaagaaatcaagaaaagaaagaaggctgtCATTTTTTGTCTCAGTGCAGACAAAAAGTGCATCATTTTAGAAGAAGGCAAGGAGATCTTGGTTGGAGATGTTGGTGTAACCATAACTGGTCCTTTCAAGCATTTTGTGGGAATGCTTCCTGAAAAGATTGTTGCTATGCTTTGTATGATGCAagctttggaaaaaaaagaatccagaacagaagagttgatttttttttttgtaggcacGAGAACTAGCACCTCTGAAAAGTAAAACGATCTGTGCAACATCCAAGGatgcaattaaaaagaaatttcaaggTATTTTATCACTGTGTAGTGGAGtgaaaaacttgtttttattgGTTGATATCAGAATAATTCTTCAGAAGACAACTTGGTAGTCTAGGGGGAAAATATGCTTACACCAAGTGGGAAAGGTGACATCTCAAGGGCATGATCTGGAGTGAGAAACTAGGACAGAGAAAGGATCAGCATGCATAGGATAATAGGATGATTCATCACTGAAATAATCAGCAGAACCAACTCAGGCCAAGGTTAGGAGGAGAAACATAGGCACCTCCCTCATGCCACTTTGCTACTGCCTCAGGCAGAGTAATCTCAGGAAGACTGGGAAGGTAATGAATCTCTCACTGTCTAGCCAAGGTGAATCACTTATTTGCATCACAAAAGTCACCTATTTGCGTGTGAAAAGGCAGGGTGATCCTAGCTGACATCTGGGTTACATCAGGTAATAACCCcgttaacaataaaatatttcaatccTTTTCTCTAATGTAGATTTCACTGTACTGAAAGGCTTTTGGAAGCAAAAGTAACAAGATGGCCATTAGATATGAATGACAGTCTTAGCTTGAatgtatttgtaaaaattttattctgatttttttagaACACCTTgaacttgcttttatttttattgagaatttCAAACACAAAAGTAGAAGAGTACAGTGAACCTGCATGACTCTATCATCCAGATTCAACAATGACCATTTATAGTCACTGTTGTTTCATCTAGACCCTAATCATTTGCCCTCTACTTTTTGGGGGAAGCAAATTCCAGTCataataatatttctttcttaaatatttacttttgtaaCTCTACCAGATGAggacttctttaaaaatgtagccacaataccattatcagatctacaaaaacaaaaccccacagcCCTAATGTCATCAATCTATCAGTCTGTTTAAATTTCCAATTGCTTCATAATTTTTTCCCACATTTGGTttgatttaaaattcaaataatcaGAATAGAATGAAGAGTtggttaaaaaattatatatatatatgtatatatctccaaATAAGTTTCATATCTTACACACACCAATTGTTTAAATGGTTTTTAAGGCTCTTCTAAAAGACATCTAGAAGACATTTCGACATTGAGTCCACcccccagactcaagcaatcctcccacctcaagcctccagggtagttgggactacaggcgtgtgccaccatgcctggctaatttttgtatttttttttgtagagacagggttttaccatgttgcccaggctgatcttgaactcctgggttcaagtgatccactcgtctcggcctcctaaagtattgggattacagatgtgagccactgcatctggccaggcctttccattttcatttttttttcccttgcaaaTTATCTGTTGAAGAAATAGTTTTTGTCACTTAGATCTTCTCATGGTCTAGATTTTCTACTTGTATCCCTGAGCTGTATTCTAACATGTTTCTCTGTCTTCTATACTTCCTATAAATAGGTAAGTAGATCTTAAAACTTCATCAGAGTGAGGTTTGATTATTTTGGACAAAACTACTTTTATAGATGATCATATTTGTTATCTTGCTGCATAATGAATTACCCCTGAAACTTACAGGCTTAAAGCCACAATAAACATCTCTAATACTGCACAGTGTCTGTAGGTCTGGAAATGAGGAGTGGCCTAGCTGAGTGGTTTTGGCTTTAGGTCTCTCAGGAGGTAGCTGGTGCTGCTGTCATCTGAAGGCTGAACTGGGGCATGAGGAACccccacttccaagatggctcactTACATGACTGACAGTGTGGTACTAGCTCTTTGGCAGGAGGCTTCCGCTTCTCACCACATGGATCTCTCTTTAGCACTGCTTGCTTCTCCCAGAGTAAGTGATCCAAGAGAGTAAGGTTATACAATGTGTTGTGTGACCTACATGAAATTTGCACACTGTCATTGCACAATACTTTATTGGTTATACAGTCAGCCTTATTTGATGTTGGAGGGGATTCACAAGGACATGTACACCAGGAGGTAAGGCTCACTGGGAGCTATTTGGAGGCCAGTCACCGTAATGTTCTCCCATGAAGAGGTACGTAATATTGTTTTGTCTCTTTGTGAAGGTAGCAACCATTGATGCTCAATGCCTAAGTCCACCAATTCATTAGATGTTGAAAAATGGTTATATTCTATTATTCCCTTTTCACTTATTAGCTGAAATACTTCTAAAAATAGAGCTAAAAGCACAAGAAGGCAAGAGAAATTTGCCCCTGTCTGCTATTTGGTAACTGAGTAGTTCAGTTTGTATAGAAAAGtcaggataaatgcttgattctgtccttttatttgccagttttaaaaatagatttggtTTCCTAGCATCATATATTGATAAGTAGACTTAAAAAATATGTTATGAGgtggggcacggtggttcatgcctgtaatcccaccactttgggaggccaaggggaggaTTGCTTAATGCCAGAAGTTTGCGACTggccctggcaacacagtgaaaccctgtctctaagaaaaaactgaaaaaattagctgggtataggggtatatgcctgtagtccaaggaggctcaggagggaggatcgcttgagcttaggagtttaaggttgcagtgagctgtgatcatgccactgccctccagcctgggtgaaagaggtagatcctgtctcacaaaaacgataaataaatataatgttagGAGCTTatggatttaaatatattaaagtatTTCAACTTATTGCAGTTACTATCTTATTAATGTTCATATAGTTATATAGATAGGCTAAATAATGGCACAAAATGTTCACCTTCTAATCACTGGAAGCTGTGAatattaccttacatggcaaaaggaattttgcagatgtgattaaattgagGATTTTAATTCAGATTGTTCCGAATTACCCAGCTGGGTCCATTGTAATCACTGGGGTCCCTATAAGAAGGAGGCATGAAATCAGAGCAGAAGGTGatgaaatgggctgggtgcagtggctcaggcctgtaatcccagcactttgggaggaggaggcaggtggatcacaaggtcaggagttcaagaccagcctgaccaatatggtgaaaccccatctctactaaaaatacaaaaagtagctgggcgtggtggtgcatgcatgtagtcccggctactcaggaggctgaggcaggagaatcacttgaacccgggaggcagaggctgcagtgagctgagatcgcatcactgcactctaggcttggcaacagagggagattccatctcaaaaaaaaaaaaaaaaaaaagaaagagttgatgggatgatggaagcagagattgcagagaTTGAAGCTATGcgttttgaagatggagaaatacAAGGATTGTAGCTCTAAAAGctgaaaaaagcaag
The Symphalangus syndactylus isolate Jambi chromosome 7, NHGRI_mSymSyn1-v2.1_pri, whole genome shotgun sequence genome window above contains:
- the TMEM70 gene encoding transmembrane protein 70, mitochondrial — protein: MLFLALGRPWAVELRLCGRRTALCAAAALRGPRASVSRRSSCSGPSGPVAAWSTGPWGAARLLRRPGRAQIPVCWEGYVRCLHTPSDKSEDGRLIYTGNMARAVFGVKCFSYSTSLIGLTFLPYFFTQNNAISESVPLPVQIIFYGIMGSFTVITPVLLHFITKGYVIRLYHEATTDTYKAITYNAMLAETSTVFHKNDVKIPDAKHVFTTFYAKTKSLLVNPVLFPNREDFIHLMGYDKEECILYMEEASEEKQHKDEK